Proteins from one Armatimonadota bacterium genomic window:
- a CDS encoding efflux RND transporter periplasmic adaptor subunit: MIPTAIGAVVIIGIGWFIWDKAHPAANPLADMITAKVTRGNLVETVTATGSVTAQTGYEVKIGPQLTGIVKHLYTDIGKHVTKGQIIAELDLPDVVANLAAAQANLRDSQVKYAQQVSGVSMERVQTAATINQARATEMHSIASLKQSQADLSQQEQQTPADINKAETGLSSAEADMQTAQANKQQADANASSQIATANEQLAQAQANATNSSIQLKRQQALLAQGFVAASVVDAARATDAVNQSQVASAQQNIRIVKQNVNAGVQQAADALTSAQQAVRAARASLAAAKAETYAVTSKQMAVRQAQAQLVQDTAALRSAQAGIANDTLKMQDVAQAQDAAAQAAAQVSYNQAQVAKTIVRTPISGTVLQLAAQQGETLAAGLSAPTLIIVADLSRLQIDVFVDETDIGSVRLGQRADVTVDAFPNMVFHGTVTKVASGSTIQQGVITYDVAIAITGYVGLLKPDMTATATIMTGRKSNVVVVPSEAVKVGTRGSSVSVLKMVNGVPEQTTVHVKTGASDGVNTEILSGVNEGDTIVLASGASSLTGGRRGPASPFGPAPKKTPAKKKGG; this comes from the coding sequence ATGATCCCGACCGCGATCGGCGCGGTGGTGATTATCGGGATCGGCTGGTTTATATGGGACAAGGCCCATCCGGCAGCCAATCCCCTGGCAGATATGATCACGGCCAAGGTCACTCGAGGCAACCTGGTGGAGACGGTGACGGCCACGGGCAGCGTAACAGCCCAGACCGGCTACGAGGTCAAAATCGGTCCTCAGCTGACCGGCATCGTGAAGCACCTCTACACCGACATCGGCAAACATGTGACGAAGGGCCAGATCATTGCGGAATTGGATTTACCCGACGTCGTTGCCAACCTGGCGGCAGCGCAGGCGAACCTGCGCGATAGCCAGGTGAAGTACGCCCAGCAAGTCTCGGGCGTGAGCATGGAAAGAGTTCAGACAGCGGCCACGATCAATCAAGCCAGGGCTACGGAGATGCACTCAATAGCCAGCCTGAAGCAGTCGCAGGCAGATTTGAGTCAGCAGGAGCAGCAGACGCCGGCCGACATCAACAAGGCCGAGACGGGCCTGAGTTCGGCGGAGGCCGATATGCAGACGGCGCAGGCGAACAAACAGCAGGCCGACGCCAATGCCAGTTCGCAAATCGCCACGGCCAATGAGCAGTTGGCGCAGGCGCAGGCGAACGCCACCAACTCCTCCATTCAACTCAAGCGCCAACAGGCGCTTCTAGCACAAGGCTTCGTTGCTGCCAGCGTGGTGGATGCCGCTCGTGCTACCGACGCGGTGAACCAGTCGCAGGTTGCATCCGCACAGCAGAACATCCGCATCGTCAAGCAGAACGTCAATGCAGGCGTGCAGCAGGCCGCCGACGCGCTGACCTCTGCACAGCAGGCAGTGCGCGCCGCTCGAGCTTCCCTCGCGGCGGCAAAAGCCGAAACGTACGCAGTAACGTCGAAGCAAATGGCCGTACGCCAGGCACAGGCGCAGTTGGTGCAGGATACTGCGGCACTGCGGTCGGCGCAGGCAGGCATCGCAAACGACACGCTGAAAATGCAGGATGTGGCACAGGCCCAGGACGCCGCGGCGCAGGCGGCTGCGCAGGTAAGCTACAACCAGGCGCAGGTGGCCAAAACAATCGTACGTACGCCGATTTCCGGTACGGTTCTGCAGCTGGCTGCTCAGCAGGGCGAGACGCTGGCCGCTGGACTTTCAGCACCCACGCTGATCATCGTTGCAGACCTCAGTCGCCTGCAGATCGACGTATTTGTGGACGAAACCGATATCGGCTCGGTAAGGCTGGGCCAGCGGGCAGACGTAACGGTGGATGCGTTTCCAAACATGGTGTTCCACGGAACGGTCACGAAAGTTGCATCAGGATCCACAATCCAGCAGGGTGTCATCACGTATGACGTCGCTATAGCGATCACGGGCTATGTGGGTCTCCTCAAACCGGATATGACAGCCACGGCGACCATTATGACGGGCCGCAAATCGAACGTGGTCGTTGTGCCGTCGGAGGCTGTCAAAGTGGGAACACGCGGCTCGAGCGTCAGCGTTCTCAAGATGGTGAACGGCGTACCCGAACAGACCACGGTGCATGTGAAGACCGGCGCCAGCGATGGCGTGAACACCGAGATTCTCAGTGGCGTCAACGAAGGCGACACCATCGTACTGGCTTCCGGTGCCAGCAGTCTGACAGGCGGCCGGCGCGGTCCAGCCAGTCCGTTCGGACCCGCACCCAAGAAAACGCCCGCCAAGAAGAAGGGCGGCTGA
- a CDS encoding MarR family transcriptional regulator codes for MESEWSAETAPEWLVHALPAVLRRLTEAGDTDSTLLQLPLAQLRLCWALNNCSSEAPTVGETMGRLSERMGVRQSALTQAADRLIAHGLAERLGDPRDRRVVRLRLTRAGQQWVAERQEMRREAVRRLWLALETGERAALLTAVQMLTAAAMRIEAGAHPVDGGDSGDTKPL; via the coding sequence TTGGAATCCGAGTGGAGCGCTGAAACGGCGCCGGAGTGGCTGGTGCATGCCCTACCCGCCGTTCTGCGGCGGCTGACCGAGGCCGGCGACACCGACAGCACGCTGTTACAACTGCCACTGGCGCAGTTGAGGCTGTGCTGGGCGCTGAACAACTGTAGTTCCGAAGCGCCGACGGTCGGCGAAACGATGGGTCGGCTGAGCGAGCGGATGGGCGTACGGCAGAGCGCGCTGACCCAGGCGGCCGATCGGCTGATAGCCCACGGTCTGGCTGAGCGTCTTGGCGACCCACGCGACCGGCGCGTTGTGCGGCTGCGCTTGACGCGTGCTGGTCAGCAATGGGTGGCGGAGCGGCAGGAGATGCGCCGCGAAGCGGTGCGACGACTGTGGCTGGCGCTGGAGACGGGCGAACGCGCAGCGCTGCTGACGGCGGTGCAAATGCTGACGGCGGCAGCTATGCGAATCGAAGCCGGAGCGCATCCCGTCGATGGCGGCGATTCGGGCGACACCAAACCGTTGTAG
- a CDS encoding aminotransferase class V-fold PLP-dependent enzyme: MRFSTRAIHVGQEPDSVTGGLATPIHVTSTYALAEPGVTRGGFSYSRIGNPTRSALETCLASLEGAPANCPALSFSTGMAATDCALRLLQPGDRLLLPNNVYGGTWSLADKLLRPAGIRVASADFTDLDAVAGALKEPTSIVWSESPSNPLMMITDLEAVAHLAHDAGALLITDSTFATPALQNPLQFGCDVVMHSTTKYIGGHSDLLGGALIAADPSLRERLNTIQCATGATASPWDCWLTLRGVRTLALRMAAHEAGARRVAAFLESHPRVSHVWYPGSSGEAQRQLYARQMRGFGGMVAFEVAGDAEAARRVMRSVHLFALAASLGGVESIMSYPAQMSHADIPAEIRRRHGVSDQLIRLSVGLEDPEDLVDDLSSALDAV; this comes from the coding sequence GTGCGATTTTCAACGCGCGCCATTCATGTGGGTCAGGAGCCGGACTCGGTAACGGGTGGACTTGCGACGCCGATTCATGTCACCAGTACCTATGCATTGGCGGAACCCGGCGTAACCCGTGGTGGCTTCTCCTATAGCCGGATCGGTAACCCCACGCGGAGTGCGTTGGAGACCTGCCTTGCGTCGCTCGAGGGCGCTCCGGCTAACTGTCCGGCTCTTAGCTTCAGTACGGGAATGGCCGCCACAGATTGTGCGCTCCGGTTGCTCCAGCCTGGAGATCGCCTCCTGCTGCCGAACAACGTTTACGGCGGCACCTGGAGCCTTGCCGACAAGCTGCTTCGCCCGGCGGGTATTCGTGTGGCGTCGGCCGACTTCACCGACCTGGACGCGGTGGCCGGAGCGCTCAAGGAGCCGACTTCAATTGTGTGGTCGGAGAGTCCCAGCAACCCGCTGATGATGATCACCGATCTTGAAGCCGTCGCACATCTTGCCCACGACGCCGGCGCCCTGCTGATCACCGACAGCACCTTCGCCACACCCGCGCTCCAGAATCCACTTCAGTTCGGGTGCGATGTGGTTATGCACTCCACCACCAAGTATATCGGCGGGCACAGTGACCTGCTTGGCGGGGCGCTAATCGCCGCTGATCCATCGCTTCGCGAGCGATTGAACACAATTCAGTGCGCGACGGGAGCGACCGCGTCACCGTGGGATTGCTGGCTTACGCTGCGAGGTGTCCGCACCCTGGCGCTAAGGATGGCGGCTCACGAGGCCGGCGCACGGCGCGTTGCGGCTTTCCTTGAATCGCACCCCAGGGTGAGCCACGTCTGGTATCCGGGCTCCTCCGGCGAGGCGCAACGGCAGCTGTACGCCAGGCAGATGCGAGGCTTTGGTGGAATGGTGGCCTTTGAAGTCGCTGGCGATGCGGAAGCCGCCCGCCGGGTTATGAGGTCCGTACATCTGTTTGCGCTGGCTGCCAGCCTGGGCGGAGTTGAGAGCATTATGAGCTATCCTGCTCAGATGTCGCACGCTGATATTCCGGCAGAAATCCGCCGGAGACACGGCGTATCCGACCAACTCATCCGCCTTTCGGTTGGTCTCGAAGATCCCGAAGATCTGGTCGATGACCTGTCCTCCGCGCTCGACGCCGTATGA
- a CDS encoding phytanoyl-CoA dioxygenase family protein, translated as MANPHLLTSVQMANFVSDGLLRFDELVPTEINREVMAELDEKRINFGYEAQGQPLENLWRESSGIGAVIRLPEVSGIIESLIGPEPLYDHHCPHRVAPGHLEGQVWHADAIIDTRLHFDIQLFYFPHDTPREMGGTMFLPGSQYRRIHESDIGRYQNFRNQLPVVCKAGTVLVGHHGLWHCAQPNHTDQLRTMFKLRLNPTVRQLLLWNTDDLDDAAIPGILFRDHGWYGNDNRLEFANRIKMWRFLTGNDRYDANYWLTRIENTPERILIRTHAAA; from the coding sequence ATGGCAAATCCACATCTACTTACTTCGGTCCAGATGGCCAACTTCGTGTCCGACGGCCTCCTGCGGTTTGACGAGTTGGTGCCAACCGAGATCAACCGCGAAGTTATGGCTGAACTGGATGAAAAGCGGATCAATTTCGGCTACGAAGCCCAGGGCCAACCGCTTGAGAACCTGTGGCGCGAATCAAGCGGCATCGGCGCGGTGATAAGGCTGCCCGAGGTATCCGGCATTATCGAAAGCCTCATCGGTCCGGAGCCGCTTTACGACCACCACTGCCCTCATCGAGTTGCGCCTGGCCACCTGGAAGGGCAGGTATGGCACGCCGACGCGATTATCGACACACGCCTGCATTTCGATATTCAACTGTTCTACTTTCCGCATGATACGCCGCGTGAAATGGGTGGCACCATGTTCTTGCCGGGAAGTCAATATCGACGAATTCACGAATCGGATATCGGCCGTTACCAGAATTTCCGCAACCAGCTGCCGGTAGTGTGCAAGGCGGGAACCGTGCTGGTCGGACATCATGGATTGTGGCATTGCGCGCAGCCGAACCACACCGACCAACTGCGCACCATGTTCAAGCTTCGCCTCAACCCCACTGTGCGACAGCTACTGCTCTGGAATACCGATGATCTGGATGACGCCGCGATTCCGGGCATTCTGTTCCGCGATCACGGTTGGTATGGCAATGATAACCGGCTGGAATTTGCCAACCGAATCAAGATGTGGCGATTCCTGACGGGTAACGATCGATACGACGCCAACTACTGGTTGACGAGAATCGAAAACACTCCGGAGCGCATTCTGATACGAACGCACGCGGCTGCCTGA
- a CDS encoding SBBP repeat-containing protein — protein sequence MRTSGWLASTIALCALGLTPLCASGQISQAWHQHVNGTANGPDSGVAVATDSIGSAYIAIASEGVGTRLDIVTIKYNLLGSRVWTRRFDGAGHGDDVPSAITVDGAGNVLVVGYTTGVTGLRQMVTIKYDTGGNTLWTRVFNGSGSGNSAATAVRTDALGRVYVTGISDFTTPSGSSSSSKVALVKYQSNGIQAWSQLYGGASTGVNTGRDLAIDSGGNVYATSSLGMQGGATAIGIEVYNSTGQLEDAVHYSDSSHAETATHSLLVGNRLLVLGSSPLSSALLSYGVTFNSTTKALQLQLQWIRHSSSRLTSIGVDGNGNTCATGSIATTSHGTDISTIQWDASGNQMWNAHWDGANHLNDAGSALAVEVDGAVFVCGYSVVNSGGSSSVVTLQYNPSGKLVSRSIFGAGLSQNTVGCALFHNSRLYEVGSISFGLASDPDALLIADNVP from the coding sequence ATGAGAACATCAGGTTGGCTGGCGAGCACTATCGCCCTATGCGCGCTCGGCTTGACGCCGCTTTGCGCCAGCGGCCAGATCTCGCAGGCGTGGCATCAGCACGTTAACGGCACTGCCAACGGACCCGATTCGGGCGTCGCAGTGGCTACTGACTCGATTGGTAGTGCTTACATAGCCATCGCGTCCGAAGGAGTTGGCACACGGCTGGATATTGTAACCATCAAATACAACCTGCTTGGGTCTCGCGTGTGGACGCGGCGGTTTGACGGCGCCGGTCACGGTGATGACGTACCTAGCGCGATCACGGTGGATGGCGCCGGAAACGTACTGGTGGTCGGCTATACCACAGGTGTCACCGGCCTCAGGCAGATGGTAACGATCAAGTACGACACCGGTGGCAACACACTGTGGACCCGGGTCTTCAATGGAAGCGGCAGCGGAAACAGCGCGGCGACCGCGGTACGCACCGACGCCCTGGGGCGGGTGTACGTCACCGGCATCTCCGATTTCACGACCCCCTCCGGTTCCAGTTCGAGCTCAAAAGTGGCGCTGGTGAAGTATCAGTCCAACGGCATCCAGGCGTGGTCCCAGTTGTATGGTGGCGCGAGCACCGGCGTCAATACCGGGCGTGACCTCGCCATAGACTCTGGCGGTAACGTGTACGCAACCAGCTCGCTCGGCATGCAGGGTGGCGCCACCGCCATTGGCATTGAGGTCTACAACTCCACCGGCCAGTTGGAGGATGCAGTACATTATAGCGATTCATCTCATGCCGAAACGGCAACGCACTCCCTTCTCGTCGGCAATCGCCTGCTTGTACTGGGGAGTTCGCCGCTCAGCAGCGCTTTGCTGAGCTACGGAGTGACTTTCAATTCGACCACCAAAGCGCTTCAACTGCAGCTTCAGTGGATACGCCACAGCAGCAGCCGGCTTACCTCGATTGGTGTTGACGGTAACGGCAACACCTGCGCGACCGGTTCCATCGCCACCACGAGCCATGGAACCGATATCAGCACCATCCAGTGGGACGCATCCGGCAACCAGATGTGGAACGCGCACTGGGATGGCGCGAACCACCTGAACGACGCCGGCTCCGCGCTGGCGGTGGAGGTGGATGGCGCTGTGTTTGTGTGCGGTTACAGCGTTGTGAACTCGGGCGGGAGCTCCAGCGTGGTCACACTTCAATACAACCCCAGCGGCAAACTGGTTTCCCGATCGATTTTCGGAGCCGGCTTGAGCCAGAACACCGTCGGATGCGCCCTATTCCACAACTCCAGGCTGTATGAAGTGGGATCCATCTCCTTCGGGCTTGCCAGCGACCCCGATGCACTGCTGATCGCCGACAACGTTCCGTAG
- a CDS encoding phytanoyl-CoA dioxygenase family protein, with product MLTSEQLAFYQENGYVLVPLLSREEATHLRDESHQLAERLRTISNIDATWGSASEAVATAEKTVIYHCHNVQFYSAAFTRLLVNDRLTSAAAEIIGSPNVQLHHTKMFIKPPEKGSPFPMHQDYPYFPHDNNTMIAAIVHFDDAPEEKGCVRVVPGSHKLGPLEHNPNGGWHLPIDEYPVAKATPCEARAGEALFFSYLTIHGSGVNTSSEARTTVLIQMRDPSDPPTVETHVSRGQGMMLRGIDPLAKARGVE from the coding sequence ATGCTCACGTCGGAACAGCTTGCGTTTTACCAGGAGAATGGCTACGTTCTGGTTCCCTTGTTATCGCGCGAAGAAGCCACGCACCTGCGCGATGAAAGCCACCAATTAGCGGAGCGCCTACGCACCATATCCAACATCGACGCCACCTGGGGAAGCGCCAGTGAAGCGGTAGCCACCGCGGAGAAAACCGTTATCTACCACTGCCACAACGTGCAGTTCTACAGCGCCGCGTTCACGAGGCTGCTTGTGAATGACCGTCTGACATCGGCGGCCGCGGAGATCATTGGATCGCCAAACGTGCAACTGCATCACACCAAGATGTTTATAAAGCCGCCGGAAAAGGGATCGCCGTTTCCGATGCACCAGGATTATCCCTACTTCCCACACGACAACAACACGATGATTGCGGCGATCGTCCATTTCGACGACGCACCGGAAGAGAAGGGCTGCGTGCGCGTAGTACCCGGCAGCCACAAGCTGGGTCCACTGGAACATAACCCGAATGGCGGATGGCATCTTCCGATAGATGAGTACCCGGTGGCAAAAGCGACGCCTTGTGAGGCCAGGGCCGGCGAGGCGCTCTTTTTCAGCTATCTCACGATCCACGGGTCCGGTGTCAACACAAGTTCGGAGGCGCGCACCACCGTGCTGATCCAGATGCGCGACCCATCCGACCCGCCAACCGTGGAGACGCACGTCTCGCGTGGCCAGGGCATGATGCTGCGCGGCATCGATCCATTGGCCAAGGCTCGCGGCGTGGAGTGA
- a CDS encoding glycoside hydrolase N-terminal domain-containing protein, giving the protein MISRRALLAGTASTLLAARAPELPWPAGPDPASDLHLTGPIDRWDEALPLGNGLLGCLVWGSGNRIRLSLDIAGLWDLRMPPETEDPDFNWPAMQEFVATKNVGRIEQLFDTPYSKYAFPTKIPAGRLEMTLGDDASASLFSLPMAKPVAHVNCGVQSVDCMVLPNRPVAVVRIAGALRTLDLVVPPALKQLDYEPATHGADSDSVWFTQRSSATLSWCILAKRTTWERGAAGMAIAAVTAAGADLALAGARRLADDAAHASFVSLTAEHNRWWKQFWAGSSVRTPEPAIQRQYDFVKYLYGAGARSEQAPLPLQGVWTADDGGLPPWKGDYHNDLNTQMTYLAWHVARVNDSGSGWLEFNQRLLPEYRRFAKEFYRAPGAVIPGVMTLDGKPLGGWPQYSYSPTMGAWIAQSFIRDWRIRRDAKALRETHYPFCREIGDALLHLLRPAGDGTLRLPLSSSPEIYDNSLKAWLPPNSNFDTALIANLFVALAEMAAALKIPGEAERWRHSARSLPPLSVDPATGALALARNVPFFESHRHFSHAMAIHPLGLVSVEGSEAERGMIAATLKQLEALGTSAWCGYSFSWFACMLARCAEGETAVRYLRDYVKAFILRNGFHANGDQTHSGLSGFTYSPVTLEGNFLAMEAVHEMLFQSWGGVMRIFPAVPAAWANAGFAGLAAENGCVVSAHRQAGRTVRVHVAATVSGAYRMRDPFGGATPTWSGVQPARDGQEFRFTLKKGGSIDGRLAT; this is encoded by the coding sequence ATGATCAGTCGTAGAGCATTGCTTGCCGGCACGGCATCCACTCTTCTGGCGGCCCGCGCACCGGAGTTGCCCTGGCCTGCCGGTCCGGATCCGGCATCGGATCTGCATCTAACCGGTCCGATCGACCGTTGGGACGAGGCGCTCCCGCTCGGCAACGGACTGCTCGGCTGTCTGGTGTGGGGTTCCGGTAATCGCATCCGTCTCTCTTTGGATATTGCCGGATTGTGGGACTTGAGAATGCCTCCTGAGACGGAGGATCCGGACTTCAATTGGCCAGCAATGCAAGAGTTTGTAGCGACGAAGAACGTTGGACGCATTGAACAGCTCTTCGATACTCCTTACTCGAAGTATGCTTTCCCGACCAAGATTCCCGCGGGCCGGCTGGAGATGACGCTTGGTGACGACGCGTCTGCCAGCCTCTTCTCTCTGCCAATGGCGAAACCCGTCGCACACGTGAACTGCGGAGTGCAGTCGGTGGACTGCATGGTGCTGCCCAACAGGCCGGTTGCCGTTGTGCGCATTGCCGGCGCGCTTCGCACGCTGGACCTTGTGGTGCCGCCCGCGCTGAAACAGTTGGACTACGAGCCTGCCACGCACGGCGCAGACTCCGACAGCGTGTGGTTCACGCAGCGGAGTTCCGCCACTCTCAGCTGGTGCATCCTGGCTAAGCGGACCACATGGGAGCGTGGTGCAGCCGGGATGGCCATTGCAGCGGTAACCGCCGCCGGCGCCGATCTGGCGCTGGCCGGCGCCCGCCGACTCGCGGACGACGCCGCCCATGCCAGCTTTGTGAGCCTCACGGCTGAGCACAACCGATGGTGGAAGCAGTTTTGGGCTGGTTCATCGGTAAGAACGCCGGAACCGGCGATTCAGCGGCAATACGATTTCGTGAAGTACCTCTACGGCGCCGGCGCCAGGAGTGAGCAGGCGCCATTGCCGCTTCAGGGCGTGTGGACCGCCGATGATGGCGGGCTTCCGCCGTGGAAGGGCGACTACCACAACGACCTGAACACGCAGATGACATACCTTGCCTGGCATGTCGCCCGCGTGAACGACTCGGGAAGCGGCTGGCTGGAGTTTAACCAGAGGCTTCTGCCTGAGTACCGGCGGTTCGCAAAGGAGTTCTACCGGGCGCCGGGCGCAGTAATTCCTGGGGTGATGACGCTGGACGGCAAGCCACTCGGCGGCTGGCCGCAGTACTCGTATTCGCCAACCATGGGCGCCTGGATCGCTCAGTCATTCATTCGTGACTGGCGAATCCGGCGCGATGCGAAGGCGCTCCGCGAAACCCACTATCCGTTCTGCCGTGAAATCGGTGATGCCCTTTTGCATCTCCTGCGTCCAGCCGGCGATGGCACTCTGAGGCTGCCGCTCTCGTCCTCCCCGGAGATCTACGACAACAGCCTGAAGGCGTGGCTGCCGCCAAACAGCAACTTTGACACAGCGCTGATCGCCAATCTGTTTGTGGCGCTTGCCGAGATGGCTGCGGCGTTGAAGATCCCCGGCGAGGCCGAGCGTTGGCGGCATTCGGCGCGCAGCCTGCCACCGCTCTCTGTGGATCCGGCCACCGGGGCTCTTGCCCTGGCCAGAAATGTGCCGTTCTTTGAGTCGCACCGTCACTTTTCCCATGCCATGGCCATTCACCCGCTCGGCCTGGTCTCGGTGGAAGGATCGGAAGCTGAGCGCGGCATGATCGCCGCCACGCTGAAGCAGCTGGAGGCTTTGGGCACATCAGCGTGGTGCGGATACAGCTTTTCGTGGTTTGCGTGCATGCTGGCACGGTGCGCGGAAGGCGAGACGGCGGTCCGGTATCTGCGTGACTATGTGAAGGCATTCATCCTTAGAAACGGGTTCCATGCAAATGGCGATCAAACGCACTCGGGCCTGAGCGGCTTCACTTATAGCCCGGTGACGCTCGAAGGAAACTTTCTGGCGATGGAAGCCGTTCACGAGATGCTCTTTCAAAGCTGGGGCGGTGTGATGCGCATCTTTCCGGCTGTGCCGGCCGCCTGGGCGAACGCCGGCTTCGCCGGGCTGGCAGCGGAAAACGGCTGTGTCGTCTCTGCCCATAGGCAGGCAGGACGGACAGTGCGGGTGCACGTAGCCGCGACTGTGAGCGGCGCCTACCGAATGCGCGACCCGTTCGGCGGAGCGACGCCGACATGGAGCGGTGTACAGCCGGCGCGAGATGGGCAGGAGTTTCGATTCACGCTGAAGAAGGGTGGTTCGATTGACGGCCGCCTGGCCACATAG
- a CDS encoding Gfo/Idh/MocA family oxidoreductase yields the protein MNVRIAFIDHHLHNWHADTFLKQMRSGTAGSGGEVAAAWEIDSGDGDWCRDNEVPRASSIEEAVSMADAVMCLAPDNIEDHARLCRQIAPFGKPMFVDKYLAPTLAEAREIVELAQQNGAPLLCSSALRYAAELTEALELADGPPDEMFVRGMGKWQGYGIHSVSPIVRGMGGGAMRLADTGTPESRLIALDYGGRRATIEVHDCENGYELFSWQFGIRRGRQFRTGEVRKYDAFYANQLEAVVRFFQTHEPDMPVVDALAVVAILEAADQSQSKDGAWVKLATGADL from the coding sequence ATGAACGTTCGAATTGCATTCATTGACCACCATTTGCACAACTGGCATGCCGACACGTTCCTGAAGCAGATGCGGAGCGGTACCGCGGGATCCGGCGGTGAGGTAGCGGCTGCCTGGGAGATCGACTCCGGTGACGGCGACTGGTGCCGCGACAACGAGGTGCCGCGCGCGTCGTCTATCGAGGAAGCGGTATCGATGGCGGATGCCGTGATGTGCCTTGCGCCCGACAATATTGAAGACCACGCGCGGTTATGCCGCCAGATCGCGCCGTTCGGAAAGCCGATGTTTGTTGACAAGTACCTGGCGCCAACGCTGGCCGAAGCGCGTGAGATCGTCGAGCTGGCACAGCAGAATGGCGCGCCGCTTCTATGCTCCTCGGCGCTGCGCTATGCAGCCGAACTGACGGAGGCGCTGGAGTTAGCGGATGGCCCGCCGGATGAGATGTTCGTGCGTGGTATGGGCAAGTGGCAAGGCTATGGCATCCACTCCGTATCGCCAATCGTGCGCGGGATGGGCGGCGGCGCCATGCGCCTGGCCGACACCGGCACGCCGGAGAGCCGGTTGATTGCGCTGGATTACGGTGGCCGCCGGGCGACGATTGAAGTACATGATTGCGAGAACGGATACGAGCTCTTCTCATGGCAGTTTGGCATCCGCCGTGGCCGCCAGTTCAGAACCGGCGAAGTGCGCAAGTACGACGCCTTCTATGCCAATCAACTCGAGGCAGTGGTGCGATTCTTCCAGACTCACGAGCCGGATATGCCGGTTGTCGACGCGTTAGCGGTAGTTGCCATTCTTGAGGCGGCCGACCAATCACAGAGCAAAGACGGCGCCTGGGTGAAGCTCGCGACCGGAGCCGACCTTTGA
- the wrbA gene encoding NAD(P)H:quinone oxidoreductase: MDPVRVLIAFYSRNGNTAQLAEAVAEGARSEGATVLLRRVDEFLGDAVIAGVPGWAENRARLKESYPAPTAADAEAADAIVFGTPTRFGNASAELKSYIDSLGGLWAKGALSGKVGSAFVSTSSLHGGNETTILTLYVPMAHFGMIIVPPGYDVQETFQAGSPYGATSVSANADRPPTEGDLAVARHQGAKVARVAKALKAS, from the coding sequence ATGGATCCTGTTCGAGTATTGATTGCATTCTATTCGCGCAATGGCAACACTGCACAGCTGGCCGAAGCTGTTGCCGAGGGAGCGCGGTCCGAAGGCGCCACGGTGCTGCTTCGGCGAGTAGACGAGTTCCTGGGAGATGCCGTTATCGCCGGCGTACCCGGTTGGGCCGAGAACCGGGCACGGCTGAAGGAGAGTTACCCTGCGCCCACCGCGGCGGATGCGGAGGCAGCGGACGCTATCGTCTTCGGCACGCCGACGCGGTTCGGTAACGCTTCCGCAGAGCTGAAGTCTTACATCGATTCGCTTGGCGGACTCTGGGCCAAAGGCGCGCTGAGTGGCAAGGTTGGCAGCGCTTTTGTCTCCACCTCCTCGCTCCACGGCGGCAACGAGACCACCATCCTTACGCTCTATGTACCGATGGCGCACTTCGGCATGATTATCGTTCCTCCCGGCTACGACGTCCAGGAGACCTTCCAGGCAGGCTCGCCATATGGTGCGACGTCGGTTTCCGCGAACGCCGATCGCCCGCCGACGGAGGGCGACCTGGCTGTAGCACGCCATCAGGGCGCCAAAGTTGCCAGGGTTGCTAAAGCCCTGAAGGCGTCATAA
- a CDS encoding DoxX family protein produces the protein MNSDRTSDGKRTDVALLLIRLGAAAAFLYHGSGILFNAFDGPGIAGFAQFMHQPPAVAALVGIAEFAGGVAMLTGILARPGAAGILLVMLGAIATVHWPKFDIAHGGMEYALTQALVASAILVAGPGSYRIPVEQWMRRKRSV, from the coding sequence ATGAACTCAGATCGAACAAGTGACGGCAAGCGGACCGATGTCGCTTTGCTGCTCATACGACTTGGTGCAGCCGCGGCGTTTCTCTACCACGGTTCCGGAATCCTGTTCAATGCGTTTGACGGACCCGGCATCGCAGGATTCGCGCAGTTCATGCATCAGCCGCCGGCGGTCGCGGCACTTGTGGGAATCGCGGAGTTCGCAGGCGGCGTCGCAATGCTGACCGGCATTCTGGCAAGGCCAGGCGCGGCCGGCATTCTGCTGGTGATGCTGGGCGCGATCGCGACGGTGCACTGGCCGAAGTTTGACATCGCCCATGGCGGCATGGAGTACGCGCTGACCCAGGCGCTGGTAGCCTCGGCGATCCTGGTGGCCGGGCCGGGCTCGTACCGGATTCCGGTTGAGCAATGGATGCGACGCAAGCGCAGTGTGTAG